A single Sporomusaceae bacterium DNA region contains:
- a CDS encoding small basic family protein, with product MILPIAGLIIGIIIGVAFPISVPIAYAKFMSVALLASLDSVFGGLRAGIEEKFDNTVFITGFFTNALLAAGLVYIGERLGIDLYYVALLAFGLRIFQNLAIIRRYFLKK from the coding sequence ATGATCCTGCCAATCGCCGGCCTCATCATCGGCATCATCATCGGCGTAGCCTTCCCCATCAGCGTCCCGATCGCCTACGCCAAATTCATGTCCGTCGCCCTCCTGGCCTCCCTCGACTCCGTCTTCGGCGGCCTCCGCGCCGGCATCGAAGAAAAATTCGACAACACCGTCTTCATCACCGGCTTCTTCACCAACGCCCTCCTGGCCGCCGGTCTCGTCTACATCGGCGAACGCCTCGGCATCGACCTTTACTATGTCGCGCTGCTGGCGTTTGGGCTCCGTATCTTCCAAAACCTCGCAATCATCCGTCGTTACTTTCTTAAGAAATAG
- a CDS encoding DUF881 domain-containing protein codes for MLPIRQGQVAIAAVCVVLGIMLAVQFRTTQDIKASVPFQRVEELSQQLNKVEKEREALLSEVHALRNATGNEAYSRELQQIKMKAGLVPLQGPGIVVSIDDSKRPTKPGENPNLFLIHDDDILKVINELRAAGGEAISINGQRLIATSEIRCAGPTLSVNNARYSPPYEISVIGEPQTLESSLKLRGGVVETLQFWGIQVTIKRQDIVKIPAYKGALTFQYAKPAEEAKKQ; via the coding sequence TTGCTGCCCATCAGACAGGGCCAGGTAGCCATAGCCGCGGTATGTGTCGTCCTCGGCATCATGCTTGCCGTCCAGTTCCGCACCACCCAGGACATTAAAGCCTCCGTGCCCTTCCAGCGCGTCGAGGAACTCTCCCAGCAGCTCAACAAAGTCGAAAAAGAACGGGAAGCCCTCCTCAGCGAAGTCCATGCCCTGCGCAACGCGACCGGCAACGAAGCCTACAGCCGCGAACTCCAGCAAATCAAAATGAAAGCCGGGCTCGTACCGTTGCAAGGGCCGGGGATCGTCGTCAGCATCGACGACAGCAAGCGTCCCACCAAACCGGGGGAAAACCCCAACCTCTTCCTCATCCACGACGACGACATCCTCAAAGTCATCAACGAACTCAGGGCCGCCGGCGGCGAAGCCATCTCCATCAACGGCCAGCGTCTCATCGCCACCTCCGAAATCCGCTGCGCCGGGCCCACCCTGTCGGTCAACAACGCCCGCTACTCGCCGCCCTACGAAATAAGCGTAATCGGCGAACCGCAGACCCTCGAAAGCTCCCTCAAACTTAGGGGCGGCGTCGTCGAAACCCTCCAGTTCTGGGGCATACAGGTCACCATCAAACGCCAGGACATCGTAAAAATACCGGCCTACAAAGGCGCCTTGACCTTCCAATACGCCAAGCCGGCAGAGGAGGCCAAGAAACAATGA
- a CDS encoding FtsQ-type POTRA domain-containing protein codes for METREEGQAGQRPVRKPPGKKLALLLLALTVIVAAFLFINSAYFAVGAVVVEGNKYISTEDVFGIAGIPAEVNIFRLNTATIKTRLLRDLRIDEAEVARRFPATIVIALSERQPVAWVACSYGFVQLDKQGVVMAAVKSIRKVDVPIITGVRLGNIYIGDKIDTSTVQNVLAYLAELDETTLGQLSEVNIRSAGDLIAYTVQTITIRIGPPDRLAEKAKLTGDILREVGNKKGAIEYIDLNYASPYIKFKQSSRKE; via the coding sequence ATGGAAACAAGGGAAGAGGGACAAGCCGGCCAGCGACCCGTCAGGAAGCCTCCCGGCAAAAAACTGGCTTTGCTGCTCTTAGCCCTCACCGTCATCGTCGCCGCCTTTCTCTTCATCAACTCCGCCTACTTCGCCGTCGGTGCCGTCGTCGTCGAAGGCAACAAATACATCTCCACCGAAGACGTATTCGGCATCGCCGGCATCCCCGCCGAGGTCAACATCTTCCGCCTCAACACCGCGACGATAAAAACCAGGCTGCTCCGCGATCTCAGGATTGACGAGGCCGAAGTCGCCCGGCGCTTCCCCGCCACCATCGTCATCGCCCTCAGCGAGCGCCAGCCCGTCGCCTGGGTCGCCTGCTCCTACGGCTTCGTCCAGCTCGACAAGCAGGGCGTCGTCATGGCGGCCGTCAAAAGCATCAGAAAAGTCGACGTCCCCATCATCACCGGCGTCCGCCTGGGCAACATCTACATCGGCGACAAAATCGACACCTCCACCGTCCAAAACGTTCTCGCCTACCTCGCCGAACTCGACGAAACCACCCTCGGCCAACTGTCCGAAGTCAACATCCGCTCAGCCGGCGACCTTATCGCCTACACCGTCCAGACAATCACCATCCGCATCGGTCCCCCCGACCGGCTGGCCGAAAAAGCCAAACTCACCGGCGACATCCTCCGGGAAGTCGGCAACAAAAAAGGCGCGATTGAATACATTGACCTTAACTACGCCTCGCCATACATCAAATTCAAACAGTCCTCGCGCAAGGAGTGA
- a CDS encoding D-alanine--D-alanine ligase encodes MKDKRIAVVMGGPSAEREVSLNTGRAILAALQEKGYDAVGIDLEPQRFIEQLREAGAQAVFIAVHGKYGEDGLLQGALELLDLPYTGSGVQASANAMDKGISKRLFLQAGISTPASRLYTAAQAKTAPLAQEIVAAFGLPVVVKPAAQGSSIGVTIVEAEAALAEALETAFRYDDHVLIEKFIKGRELTVAILGADNPEALPIIEIVPHSGRYDYTSKYTKGATEYRCPAPLSENATRAVQAEALAAFTLLGCRGIGRVDVMMDADGTPYVLEVNTIPGMTATSLVPKAAAAAGVSFPDLCEKILLMA; translated from the coding sequence ATGAAAGACAAGCGCATTGCCGTCGTCATGGGCGGGCCGTCCGCCGAGCGGGAAGTCTCGCTCAACACCGGCCGGGCCATCCTCGCCGCCCTGCAGGAAAAAGGCTACGACGCCGTCGGCATCGACCTCGAACCCCAGCGGTTCATCGAGCAGCTCCGCGAAGCCGGGGCCCAGGCCGTATTCATCGCCGTCCACGGCAAATACGGCGAAGACGGCCTCCTCCAGGGCGCTCTCGAACTCCTCGACCTGCCCTACACCGGCTCCGGCGTCCAGGCCAGCGCCAACGCCATGGACAAAGGCATCTCCAAGCGCCTCTTCCTCCAGGCCGGCATCAGCACCCCCGCCTCCCGGCTCTACACCGCCGCCCAGGCGAAAACGGCGCCGCTCGCCCAGGAAATCGTCGCCGCCTTCGGCCTGCCCGTCGTCGTCAAGCCGGCCGCCCAGGGCTCCAGCATCGGCGTCACCATCGTCGAAGCCGAAGCCGCCCTCGCCGAAGCCTTAGAAACCGCCTTCCGCTACGACGACCACGTCCTCATCGAAAAATTCATCAAAGGCCGCGAACTCACCGTCGCCATCCTCGGCGCCGACAACCCCGAAGCCCTGCCAATCATTGAAATCGTCCCCCACTCCGGCCGCTACGACTACACCTCCAAATACACCAAAGGCGCCACCGAATACCGCTGCCCCGCCCCCCTCAGCGAAAACGCCACACGGGCCGTCCAGGCCGAGGCGCTCGCCGCCTTCACCCTCCTCGGCTGCCGCGGCATCGGCCGCGTCGACGTCATGATGGACGCCGACGGCACCCCATACGTCCTCGAAGTCAACACCATCCCCGGCATGACAGCCACCAGCCTCGTGCCGAAGGCGGCGGCGGCGGCGGGGGTATCGTTCCCCGACCTCTGCGAAAAGATATTATTAATGGCATAA
- the murA gene encoding UDP-N-acetylglucosamine 1-carboxyvinyltransferase yields MEKFIVAGEVQLTGHIKVNGAKNATLPLMAATLLSTGVSVLHNIPQLRDITMMQDILTLLGAKIHRENGTLIIDTTGVSKEEIPEHLMREMRASVFLMGPLLGRFRRVRLSFPGGCAIGPRPINLHIKALEKIGAVVNDRCGFIDAEAVHLTGGEIHFDFPSVGATENAMMAASVASGATIIRNAAREPEVADLQTFLNKMGAKISGAGTDTIRIQGVESLSPTEHTVIPDRIEAGTFLIAGALTRGDIVVDNIIPEHLFAVIDKLQEIGARIDSNGTSVRVRGGEMRGVDIKTLPYPGFPTDLQAPMLALLTVAKGTSIITETIFENRFKHVDELGRMSAKIKVEGRTAVIRGVPKLSGATVAAHDLRAGAALVLAALAAEGVSEIEQVYHIDRGYEAFEKKLQLIGAKVVRRSP; encoded by the coding sequence ATGGAGAAATTTATCGTCGCGGGAGAAGTACAATTAACAGGCCACATCAAAGTGAACGGCGCCAAAAACGCCACATTGCCCCTGATGGCCGCAACGCTGCTCTCCACCGGCGTAAGCGTCCTGCACAACATCCCGCAGCTGCGGGACATCACCATGATGCAAGACATCCTCACCCTGCTGGGGGCCAAGATCCACCGGGAAAACGGCACCCTCATCATCGACACCACCGGCGTCTCAAAAGAAGAAATACCCGAACACCTCATGCGGGAAATGCGGGCCTCCGTATTCCTCATGGGACCTCTCTTGGGCCGTTTCCGCCGCGTGCGGCTCTCCTTTCCGGGCGGCTGCGCCATCGGGCCGCGTCCCATCAACCTCCACATCAAAGCCCTGGAAAAAATCGGCGCCGTCGTCAACGACCGGTGCGGCTTCATCGACGCCGAAGCCGTCCACCTCACCGGCGGCGAAATCCACTTCGACTTCCCCAGCGTCGGCGCCACCGAAAACGCCATGATGGCCGCGTCCGTCGCCAGCGGAGCCACCATCATCCGCAACGCCGCCCGCGAACCCGAAGTCGCCGACCTCCAGACCTTCCTCAACAAAATGGGCGCCAAAATCAGCGGCGCCGGCACCGACACCATCCGCATCCAGGGAGTCGAGAGCCTCTCGCCCACCGAGCACACCGTCATCCCCGACCGCATCGAAGCCGGCACCTTCCTCATCGCCGGGGCCCTTACCCGCGGCGACATCGTCGTTGACAACATCATCCCCGAGCACCTCTTCGCCGTCATCGACAAACTGCAGGAAATCGGCGCCCGCATCGACAGCAACGGCACAAGCGTCCGCGTCCGCGGCGGAGAAATGCGGGGCGTCGACATCAAAACCCTGCCCTACCCCGGCTTCCCCACCGACCTCCAGGCCCCCATGCTCGCCCTGCTCACCGTCGCCAAAGGCACCAGCATCATCACCGAAACCATCTTCGAAAACCGCTTCAAACACGTCGACGAACTTGGCCGCATGAGCGCCAAAATCAAAGTCGAAGGACGCACCGCCGTCATCCGCGGCGTCCCCAAACTCTCCGGCGCCACCGTCGCCGCCCACGACCTCAGGGCCGGCGCCGCCCTCGTCCTCGCCGCCCTCGCCGCCGAAGGCGTCAGCGAAATCGAGCAGGTATACCACATCGACCGGGGCTATGAGGCGTTTGAGAAGAAGCTGCAACTAATCGGCGCCAAGGTCGTCCGCCGAAGTCCTTAA
- the murC gene encoding UDP-N-acetylmuramate--L-alanine ligase produces the protein MLDNLNRIHFVGIGGAGMSAIAKVLLAKGFAVSGSDIAKSETIHRLQQLGANIIIGHDAANIDGAEAIVVSTAIAGSNPEIAAAKTQGLPIYHRSEMVAALMDERRGIAVAGAHGKTTTTSMIALMLEKTGLDPTIIIGGDIDYLNGNAKLGGGEWLVAEADESDASFLKLNPEVAVVTNIENDHMDHYGTMDNILAAFTAFIGKLPADNGLAVLCFDNRYIRDIAPNCGRKYISYALDGEADYTAENIETRGMTTTYLACHHGRPLGTVVINVPGRHNVANSLAAVVVGIHAGLAFEQVAAGLGHFQGVKRRFQTKGRVSGVWIVDDYAHHPTEIATTLEAARDVNPKRLICVFQPHRYTRTKFLRQEFGGAFTRADLLILTDIYSAGEAPIPGISGETLKEEVERQTDKPVTYIADKANIARYLSEIVEPGDLVMTMGAGNIYLSGEELVDRLAHKNN, from the coding sequence TTGCTCGACAACCTAAACCGCATCCACTTCGTCGGCATAGGCGGCGCAGGCATGAGCGCCATAGCCAAAGTACTCTTGGCCAAGGGCTTCGCCGTCAGCGGTTCCGACATTGCCAAATCCGAAACAATACATAGGCTCCAGCAGCTCGGAGCCAACATAATCATTGGCCACGACGCCGCCAACATCGACGGCGCCGAAGCCATCGTAGTATCCACCGCCATCGCCGGCAGCAACCCCGAGATCGCCGCCGCCAAAACGCAAGGTCTCCCCATATACCATCGCTCTGAAATGGTCGCCGCCCTCATGGACGAGCGGCGCGGCATCGCCGTGGCCGGCGCCCACGGCAAGACCACCACCACCTCCATGATCGCCCTCATGCTCGAGAAAACCGGCCTTGATCCCACCATCATCATCGGCGGCGACATCGACTACCTCAACGGCAACGCCAAACTGGGCGGCGGCGAATGGCTCGTCGCCGAAGCCGACGAAAGCGACGCCTCCTTTCTCAAGCTAAACCCCGAAGTCGCCGTAGTCACCAACATCGAAAACGACCACATGGACCATTACGGCACCATGGACAACATACTGGCCGCCTTCACCGCCTTCATCGGCAAACTGCCCGCAGACAACGGCCTCGCCGTCCTCTGCTTCGACAACCGCTACATCCGCGACATCGCGCCCAACTGCGGCCGCAAATACATCTCCTACGCCCTCGACGGCGAAGCCGACTACACCGCCGAAAACATCGAAACCCGGGGCATGACCACCACCTACCTGGCCTGCCACCACGGCCGTCCTTTAGGCACAGTCGTCATCAACGTCCCCGGCCGCCACAACGTCGCCAACTCCCTCGCCGCCGTCGTCGTCGGCATCCACGCCGGCCTCGCCTTCGAGCAGGTCGCCGCCGGCCTCGGCCACTTCCAGGGCGTCAAGCGCCGCTTCCAGACCAAAGGGCGGGTCAGCGGCGTCTGGATCGTCGACGACTACGCCCATCACCCCACCGAAATAGCCACAACCCTTGAGGCCGCGCGCGACGTCAACCCCAAGCGCCTCATCTGCGTATTCCAGCCCCACCGTTACACCCGCACCAAATTCCTTCGCCAGGAATTCGGCGGCGCCTTCACCCGGGCCGACCTCCTCATCCTCACCGACATCTACTCGGCCGGTGAAGCGCCAATACCCGGCATCAGCGGCGAAACCCTCAAAGAAGAAGTCGAGCGCCAGACCGACAAACCCGTCACCTACATCGCCGACAAAGCCAACATCGCCCGCTACCTCTCCGAAATCGTCGAACCGGGCGACCTCGTCATGACCATGGGAGCGGGGAACATATACCTCAGCGGCGAAGAACTCGTCGACCGGCTGGCCCACAAAAACAACTAA
- the murG gene encoding undecaprenyldiphospho-muramoylpentapeptide beta-N-acetylglucosaminyltransferase, whose amino-acid sequence MKVIISGGGTGGHIYPALTIARAITEIQPADILFVGTEQGLEADIVPKEGFPFATVAAGGIERRLTLGNLRNLFKTFAGLFESLAVIRRFRPDVVIGTGGYVCGPVLLTASLLGIPAIIQEQNVIPGVTNRILARFVGRIAVGYAEAAKNFGANKDKVVVTGNPVRPEVLTATREEGLAALGLAPGKLTVLVAGGSRGARSINTAMADVHARFAGRPEIQILHATGSGEYNNIVGLLGQRGIDIAKTGNISIVPYLYNMPQALAAADLAVFRAGAIGLAELTARGIPAILVPYPHAAENHQEFNARVLENRGAALVIRDADLSGPRLADAIEALLGDPARLAVMASTSRELGRPEAAAAIARLAIDLAGSRNT is encoded by the coding sequence ATGAAAGTGATAATTTCCGGCGGCGGCACCGGCGGCCACATCTACCCCGCCCTCACCATCGCCCGCGCCATAACAGAAATACAGCCCGCCGACATCCTCTTCGTCGGTACCGAACAGGGCCTCGAAGCCGACATCGTCCCCAAGGAAGGCTTCCCCTTCGCCACCGTCGCCGCCGGCGGCATCGAACGCCGCCTTACCCTCGGCAACCTCCGCAACCTCTTCAAAACCTTCGCCGGCCTCTTCGAATCCCTCGCCGTCATCCGCCGCTTCCGGCCCGACGTCGTCATCGGCACCGGCGGCTACGTCTGCGGTCCCGTCCTCCTCACCGCCAGCCTCCTCGGCATCCCGGCGATCATCCAGGAGCAGAACGTCATCCCCGGCGTCACCAACCGCATCCTCGCCCGTTTCGTCGGCAGGATCGCCGTCGGCTACGCCGAAGCCGCCAAAAATTTTGGCGCAAACAAGGACAAGGTCGTCGTCACCGGCAACCCCGTCCGCCCCGAAGTCCTCACCGCCACCCGCGAGGAAGGCCTCGCGGCCCTCGGCCTCGCCCCCGGCAAGCTCACCGTCCTCGTCGCCGGCGGCAGCCGCGGCGCCCGCAGCATCAACACCGCCATGGCCGACGTCCACGCCCGTTTCGCCGGCCGGCCGGAAATACAAATCTTGCACGCCACCGGCAGCGGGGAGTATAATAACATAGTTGGCCTGCTGGGCCAGCGCGGTATAGACATTGCCAAAACTGGAAATATTAGCATCGTTCCCTACCTCTACAACATGCCGCAAGCCCTCGCAGCCGCCGACCTCGCCGTCTTCCGCGCCGGCGCCATCGGCCTCGCCGAACTCACCGCCCGCGGCATCCCGGCCATCCTCGTTCCATACCCCCACGCGGCCGAAAACCACCAGGAATTCAACGCCCGCGTCCTCGAAAACCGCGGCGCCGCCCTTGTCATCCGCGACGCCGACCTCAGCGGCCCGCGTCTCGCCGACGCCATCGAGGCCCTCCTCGGCGACCCGGCCCGCCTCGCCGTCATGGCAAGCACCAGCCGGGAACTCGGCCGTCCCGAAGCCGCCGCCGCCATCGCCAGGCTTGCCATCGACCTCGCCGGCAGCCGTAACACCTAA
- the spoVE gene encoding stage V sporulation protein E gives MAVRPKSPDFVIFFTVIVLLAIGVVMVYSSSAVSAHVNFDDSYYFLKRQLVWAALGIAAMLFTMSIDYHVWRRLSKPIIIVTLILLVLVLIPGLGKVVNGARRWLGFGSLYLQPSEIAKLSMVLFCSESLARNQDKITSFVRGLLPQLAILLVVFGLILKEPDLGTALAIGGTVFVLLFTAGAKIAHLASLGLAGVAGIVVAIIIEPYRLRRLFAFSDPWADPLDSGYHIIQSLYAIGSGGLFGVGLGRSREKFLYLPEPHTDFIFAILGEELGLIGTVTVIVLFFLFAWRGLKIAIAAPDVYGSILAAGLTSMIIVQALMNIAVVTASMPVTGIPLPFLSFGGSALIFTLAGVGILLNISRYVSLK, from the coding sequence GTGGCGGTCCGACCCAAGTCGCCCGACTTCGTCATCTTTTTCACGGTAATCGTCCTCCTGGCGATCGGCGTTGTTATGGTCTACAGTTCCAGCGCGGTCTCGGCCCACGTCAACTTCGACGACAGCTACTACTTCCTCAAACGCCAGCTCGTATGGGCCGCCCTCGGCATCGCGGCCATGCTCTTCACCATGAGCATCGACTACCATGTCTGGCGGCGCCTGTCCAAGCCCATCATCATCGTCACCCTCATCCTGCTCGTCCTCGTCCTCATCCCCGGCCTGGGCAAAGTCGTCAACGGCGCCCGCCGCTGGCTCGGCTTCGGCTCCCTCTACCTCCAGCCCTCGGAAATCGCCAAACTCAGCATGGTCCTCTTCTGCTCCGAGAGCCTCGCCCGCAACCAGGACAAAATAACCAGCTTCGTCCGCGGCCTTCTGCCCCAGCTCGCCATCCTGCTCGTCGTCTTCGGCCTCATCCTCAAAGAGCCCGACCTCGGCACCGCCCTTGCCATCGGCGGCACCGTCTTCGTCCTCCTCTTCACCGCCGGGGCGAAAATCGCCCATCTCGCCTCCCTCGGCCTCGCCGGCGTCGCCGGCATCGTCGTCGCCATTATCATCGAGCCCTACCGCCTCAGGCGCCTGTTCGCCTTCAGCGACCCCTGGGCCGACCCGCTCGACAGCGGCTACCACATCATCCAGTCCCTCTACGCCATCGGCTCCGGCGGACTGTTCGGCGTCGGCCTCGGCCGCAGCCGCGAAAAATTCCTCTACCTTCCCGAGCCCCACACCGACTTCATCTTCGCCATCCTCGGCGAAGAACTGGGCCTCATCGGCACCGTCACCGTCATCGTCCTCTTCTTCCTCTTCGCCTGGCGCGGCCTCAAAATCGCCATCGCCGCCCCCGACGTCTACGGCAGCATCCTCGCCGCCGGCCTCACCAGCATGATCATCGTCCAGGCGCTCATGAACATCGCCGTCGTCACCGCTTCCATGCCCGTCACCGGCATACCATTACCCTTCCTCAGCTTCGGCGGCTCAGCGCTTATCTTCACCTTAGCCGGCGTCGGCATTTTATTGAATATTTCCCGCTACGTATCATTGAAATGA
- the murD gene encoding UDP-N-acetylmuramoyl-L-alanine--D-glutamate ligase yields the protein MEFENKKILVLGAAISGISVARILAGHGAAVTLSDAKPADQLKHDITALAAAGVALALGRQDEALLDGVDILVLSPGVSVYIPLVETAQQRGIAVMSEIEIAYRLTKAPIVAITGTNGKTTTTTLTGEILKAAGREVVVGGNIGQALSAEVQGVSPDGVVVAEISSFQLEGVSAFKPHIAAILNLTPDHIDRHRDFATYQAMKERVFANQTSDDYLILNYDDPAVRAMAQRAPSQVVYFSRTVKLPVGFYVADGIIKLTWLDETLDICPLAALKIPGAHNVENALAACAAAYFAGARPSDMAAVLSAFTGVEHRIEPVETINGVTWYNDSKATNPESSIKALEAFPAHIILIAGGRDKNTDLGEFMSLAREKVDHLILIGEAAERFAAAAERHGVKDIRRAADFPAAVALAHSLARPPQLVLLSPACASYDMFNNYEERGKIFKDLVRRLR from the coding sequence ATGGAATTCGAAAATAAAAAAATCCTCGTCCTCGGGGCCGCCATCAGCGGCATCTCCGTCGCCCGCATCCTCGCCGGCCACGGCGCCGCCGTCACCCTCAGCGACGCCAAACCCGCCGACCAGCTCAAGCACGACATCACAGCCCTCGCCGCCGCCGGCGTCGCCCTCGCCCTCGGCCGCCAGGACGAAGCCCTTTTGGACGGCGTCGACATCCTCGTCCTCTCGCCCGGCGTCTCCGTCTACATCCCGCTCGTCGAGACCGCCCAGCAGCGCGGCATCGCCGTCATGAGCGAAATAGAAATCGCCTACCGGCTCACCAAAGCCCCCATCGTCGCCATCACCGGCACCAACGGCAAAACCACCACCACCACCCTCACCGGCGAAATCCTCAAAGCAGCCGGTAGGGAAGTAGTCGTCGGCGGCAACATCGGTCAGGCCCTGTCCGCCGAAGTGCAGGGCGTCAGCCCCGACGGCGTCGTCGTCGCCGAAATATCAAGTTTTCAGCTCGAAGGCGTCAGCGCCTTCAAGCCCCACATCGCCGCCATCCTCAACCTCACCCCCGACCACATCGACCGCCACCGCGACTTCGCCACCTACCAGGCCATGAAAGAGCGCGTCTTCGCCAACCAGACCAGCGACGACTACCTCATCCTCAACTACGACGACCCCGCCGTACGCGCCATGGCCCAGCGGGCCCCCTCCCAAGTCGTCTACTTCAGCCGCACCGTAAAACTGCCTGTCGGCTTCTACGTCGCAGACGGCATCATAAAGCTCACCTGGCTCGACGAAACCCTCGACATCTGCCCCCTCGCCGCCCTCAAAATACCCGGCGCCCACAACGTCGAAAATGCCCTGGCCGCCTGCGCCGCCGCCTACTTCGCCGGCGCCCGGCCCAGCGACATGGCCGCCGTCCTTAGCGCCTTCACCGGCGTCGAGCACCGCATCGAGCCCGTCGAAACGATAAACGGCGTCACCTGGTACAACGACTCCAAAGCCACCAACCCCGAATCATCCATCAAAGCCCTCGAAGCCTTCCCCGCCCACATCATCCTCATCGCCGGCGGGCGCGACAAAAACACCGACCTCGGCGAATTCATGAGCCTCGCCCGGGAAAAAGTCGACCACCTCATCCTCATCGGCGAAGCCGCAGAAAGGTTCGCCGCCGCCGCCGAGCGTCACGGCGTCAAAGACATCCGCCGCGCCGCCGACTTCCCGGCCGCCGTAGCCCTGGCCCACAGCCTGGCCCGCCCGCCCCAGCTCGTCCTCCTCTCGCCGGCCTGCGCCAGCTACGACATGTTCAACAACTACGAAGAACGGGGGAAAATCTTCAAAGACCTTGTACGCCGCCTGAGATAG
- the mraY gene encoding phospho-N-acetylmuramoyl-pentapeptide-transferase — MQQLLYPAAVAFLIALALGPVVIPALRRLKFGQSIREEGPQRHLAKAGTPTMGGILILVALTVPAIIFAGKSAEVWLALFVTLGHGLIGFLDDYIKVVLKRNLGLKAREKILGQIIMAVALAYIATTYFGRGTDLWIPFLGANVDFGPLYYILIFLVLIGTTNAVNLTDGLDGLAAGTTTIAAAAYAVIALAFGKEPLAVFCLALAGAALGFLRYNAHPAKVFMGDTGSLALGGALAAVAVLTKTELLLVIVGGVFVIEALSVIIQVISFKSTGKRVFRMSPIHHHFELGGWSETKVVAVFWLAGAVFAALGLITLVASQGGM, encoded by the coding sequence ATGCAACAGTTACTCTACCCCGCGGCGGTCGCCTTCCTCATCGCCTTGGCCCTGGGGCCGGTCGTCATCCCCGCCCTGCGCCGCCTCAAATTCGGCCAGAGCATCCGCGAAGAAGGCCCCCAACGCCACCTGGCCAAAGCCGGCACCCCCACCATGGGCGGCATCCTTATCCTCGTCGCCCTCACCGTCCCGGCCATAATCTTCGCCGGCAAAAGCGCCGAAGTATGGCTGGCCCTCTTCGTCACCCTCGGCCACGGCCTCATCGGCTTCCTCGACGACTATATCAAAGTCGTCCTCAAACGCAACCTCGGCCTCAAAGCCCGCGAGAAAATCCTCGGCCAGATCATCATGGCCGTCGCCCTCGCCTATATTGCCACCACCTACTTCGGCCGCGGCACCGACCTGTGGATACCCTTCCTCGGCGCCAATGTCGACTTCGGCCCGCTCTACTACATCCTTATCTTCCTTGTCCTCATCGGCACCACCAACGCCGTCAACCTCACCGACGGCCTCGACGGCCTCGCCGCCGGCACCACCACCATCGCCGCCGCCGCCTACGCCGTCATCGCCCTCGCCTTCGGCAAAGAGCCCCTGGCCGTCTTCTGCCTGGCCCTCGCCGGCGCCGCCCTCGGCTTCCTCCGCTACAACGCCCACCCCGCCAAAGTCTTCATGGGCGACACCGGGTCGCTCGCCCTCGGCGGGGCGCTGGCCGCCGTCGCCGTCCTCACCAAAACCGAGCTCCTGCTTGTCATCGTCGGCGGCGTCTTCGTCATCGAAGCCCTATCCGTCATCATCCAGGTCATCTCCTTCAAATCCACCGGCAAACGCGTCTTCCGCATGAGCCCCATCCACCACCACTTCGAACTCGGCGGCTGGTCCGAAACCAAAGTCGTCGCCGTCTTCTGGCTGGCGGGCGCCGTCTTCGCCGCACTGGGACTGATAACACTCGTAGCAAGCCAGGGAGGAATGTAA